In Deltaproteobacteria bacterium GWC2_55_46, a single window of DNA contains:
- a CDS encoding phosphatidylserine decarboxylase, with product MARIPVAREGYPFILAALFCIIVIWIAGLVWLELFFAPLGVFVLAFFRDPERVVPADANAIISPADGKVIKVERVRDEKFLKAEVLRICIFMNVFNVHVNRVPASGRVVDVIYNPGKFFNASLDKASLHNEQNAVIMEAENGRRFAFNQIAGLIARRIVCYAKAGMSFEKGQRFGLIRFGSRVDVYLPAGCTPTVKVGEKVRAGSSILGCWDA from the coding sequence TTGGCAAGGATCCCGGTTGCCAGGGAAGGTTATCCCTTTATACTGGCGGCGTTATTTTGTATAATTGTTATATGGATTGCGGGCTTGGTATGGTTGGAGCTGTTTTTCGCGCCTTTGGGCGTTTTCGTTCTGGCTTTTTTCAGGGACCCGGAAAGGGTTGTTCCGGCAGACGCGAACGCGATAATAAGCCCCGCCGATGGCAAGGTGATAAAGGTGGAGCGGGTAAGGGATGAAAAGTTCCTTAAAGCCGAGGTGCTGCGTATCTGTATATTCATGAACGTCTTCAACGTCCATGTGAACAGGGTCCCTGCCTCAGGCAGGGTCGTTGACGTCATATACAACCCTGGAAAGTTCTTCAACGCCTCGCTCGACAAGGCCTCGCTTCACAACGAGCAGAACGCCGTCATAATGGAGGCTGAAAACGGCAGGAGGTTCGCCTTCAACCAGATAGCCGGCCTCATAGCCAGAAGGATAGTCTGCTACGCGAAGGCCGGGATGAGCTTCGAGAAGGGGCAGAGGTTCGGGCTTATAAGGTTCGGTTCGAGGGTAGACGTATATCTGCCAGCCGGCTGCACCCCGACGGTAAAGGTCGGGGAGAAGGTCAGGGCTGGCTCTTCAATACTGGGGTGCTGGGATGCTTGA
- a CDS encoding acetolactate synthase, large subunit, biosynthetic type, producing MNKRSGAEILIECLIKEGVDTVFGFPGGAVLPIYDALYDASLRHILVRHEQGAVHMADGYARANGKPGVVIVTSGPGATNTVTGIATAYMDSIPIVVFTGQVPTALIGNDAFQEADIVGITRPCTKHNYLIKDVRDLPRIVKEAFYIATTGRPGPVLVDIPKDVLNDRLQEYKYPEKVTIDSYQPNYKGHPGQIKRAIDLILSAKRPVVYAGGGVILSDASEELLSFSEKLGIPTTLTLMGLGAFPGTHPLFMGMLGMHGTYCANMAVTNTDCLIAVGARFDDRVTGKIDEFAPYASIVHIDIDPTSISKNVKVDIPIVGDVKTVLKEIIKALPKSLKEQRKGIEGWRNEVAGWDANHRLSYKQEPKGKIKPQFVIDKLYDLTGGDAIITTEVGQNQMWAAQFFKYDKARTFLTSGGLGTMGFGFPAAIGAQIAFPGKTVVDIAGDGSLQMNIQELATAVQYKLPVKVVILNNMVLGMVRQWQELFYQKRYSHTCISVAPDFVKLAEAYGAAGLRATKPEEVEKVLRQGLAIKGKPVLMDFRVDQFEGVYPMVPAGQPINKMLLV from the coding sequence ATGAACAAGAGAAGCGGCGCTGAGATTTTGATCGAATGTCTCATCAAGGAAGGCGTTGACACCGTATTCGGCTTCCCGGGCGGGGCGGTGCTCCCCATATATGACGCGCTCTATGACGCCTCGTTAAGGCACATACTCGTAAGGCACGAGCAGGGGGCGGTACACATGGCGGACGGCTACGCGAGGGCGAACGGCAAGCCCGGCGTCGTCATCGTAACCTCAGGCCCCGGAGCCACCAATACCGTTACAGGCATCGCCACGGCCTACATGGACTCTATCCCGATTGTGGTATTCACCGGGCAGGTGCCAACGGCCCTCATAGGGAACGACGCCTTCCAGGAGGCCGATATCGTCGGCATCACCAGGCCGTGCACAAAGCACAACTACCTGATCAAGGACGTGAGGGACCTGCCGAGGATAGTGAAGGAGGCCTTCTACATCGCTACTACCGGAAGGCCGGGGCCCGTGCTCGTCGATATCCCGAAAGACGTTCTTAACGACAGGCTGCAGGAATATAAATACCCTGAAAAGGTCACTATCGACAGCTATCAGCCCAATTACAAGGGGCATCCTGGCCAGATAAAGAGGGCGATCGACCTGATACTTTCCGCCAAGAGGCCGGTAGTGTACGCTGGAGGCGGGGTGATCCTGTCGGATGCGTCGGAAGAGCTTTTGTCCTTTTCTGAGAAGCTCGGCATCCCGACCACATTGACCCTCATGGGCCTCGGCGCCTTCCCGGGCACCCATCCTCTTTTCATGGGTATGCTCGGCATGCACGGCACCTATTGCGCCAACATGGCTGTCACAAACACCGACTGCCTCATAGCCGTCGGCGCGAGGTTCGACGACAGGGTGACGGGCAAGATAGACGAGTTCGCTCCGTACGCCAGCATAGTGCACATAGACATAGACCCGACCTCCATCAGCAAGAACGTCAAGGTTGATATCCCGATAGTCGGGGATGTAAAGACGGTCTTGAAGGAGATCATCAAGGCCCTCCCCAAGTCGCTCAAGGAGCAGAGGAAGGGCATCGAGGGCTGGCGTAACGAGGTAGCCGGGTGGGACGCCAACCACAGGCTGTCTTATAAGCAGGAGCCAAAGGGCAAGATAAAGCCTCAGTTCGTCATCGACAAGCTCTACGACCTGACCGGCGGGGACGCCATAATCACGACCGAGGTCGGGCAGAACCAGATGTGGGCCGCCCAGTTCTTTAAATATGACAAGGCGCGCACCTTCCTTACGTCAGGCGGCCTTGGCACCATGGGCTTTGGCTTCCCCGCGGCCATAGGAGCGCAGATAGCCTTCCCAGGGAAGACCGTCGTGGACATAGCGGGTGACGGGTCTTTGCAGATGAACATACAGGAGCTCGCCACAGCCGTGCAGTACAAGCTTCCGGTCAAGGTGGTGATACTCAACAACATGGTCCTCGGGATGGTCAGGCAATGGCAGGAGCTCTTCTATCAGAAGAGGTACTCCCATACCTGCATCTCGGTTGCCCCGGACTTCGTAAAACTCGCCGAGGCCTATGGGGCGGCGGGCTTGAGGGCCACGAAGCCTGAAGAGGTAGAGAAGGTGCTGCGGCAGGGGCTGGCGATAAAGGGCAAGCCCGTGCTCATGGACTTCAGGGTCGACCAGTTCGAGGGGGTCTACCCGATGGTCCCTGCCGGCCAGCCCATCAACAAGATGCTGCTCGTTTAA
- a CDS encoding ketol-acid reductoisomerase, which produces MKVYYDKDANLEKIKSKKVAVIGFGSQGHAHSQNLNDSGVDVVVGLRKDGGSWKKAEAAGLKVMNVADAVKGADVVMVLVPDELQGDLYKTEIGPNLRKGAYLAFAHGFSIHFSQITPDKSSNIFMAAPKGPGHLVRHEYTRGAGVPTLVAVHQDASGDTLEIALAYASAIGGGRAGIIETNFKDETETDLFGEQAVLCGGVSALIQAGFETLTEAGYPPEMAYFECLHEMKLIVDLIYEGGISNMRYSISNTAQYGDLTRGPRIITDETKKEMKKILREIQSGEFARDWILENRANKPLFTALTRMGQEHKIEEVGSRLRDMMPWLKKGKIVDKARN; this is translated from the coding sequence ATGAAGGTCTATTATGACAAGGACGCCAATCTGGAGAAGATAAAGTCCAAGAAGGTCGCTGTCATCGGTTTCGGGAGCCAGGGGCACGCTCACTCTCAGAACCTGAATGATAGCGGCGTTGACGTGGTCGTCGGCTTGAGGAAGGACGGCGGGTCGTGGAAGAAGGCCGAGGCCGCCGGGCTTAAGGTCATGAACGTGGCGGATGCGGTAAAAGGGGCTGACGTGGTCATGGTCCTCGTGCCGGACGAGCTGCAGGGCGACCTCTACAAGACCGAGATAGGCCCGAACCTCAGGAAGGGCGCTTACCTTGCCTTCGCGCACGGCTTCAGCATCCATTTCTCGCAGATAACGCCCGATAAGTCCAGTAACATCTTCATGGCGGCGCCCAAGGGGCCGGGACACCTTGTGAGGCACGAGTACACCAGGGGCGCCGGAGTACCGACACTTGTGGCCGTCCACCAGGACGCCTCCGGTGATACTTTAGAGATCGCTCTCGCTTACGCGAGCGCCATCGGCGGGGGCAGGGCTGGCATAATAGAGACCAACTTCAAGGACGAGACCGAGACCGACCTTTTCGGAGAGCAGGCGGTACTGTGCGGCGGCGTGAGCGCCCTCATACAGGCCGGCTTTGAAACGCTCACCGAGGCGGGCTACCCGCCGGAGATGGCCTACTTCGAGTGCCTGCATGAGATGAAGCTCATCGTCGACCTCATCTACGAAGGCGGCATATCGAACATGAGGTACTCGATAAGCAATACCGCCCAGTATGGCGACCTCACCAGAGGGCCGCGCATAATCACGGATGAGACCAAGAAAGAGATGAAGAAGATCCTCCGCGAGATACAGTCCGGCGAGTTCGCGAGGGACTGGATATTGGAGAACAGGGCGAATAAGCCCCTCTTTACCGCCCTCACGAGGATGGGACAGGAGCACAAGATAGAGGAAGTAGGCTCAAGGCTTCGCGACATGATGCCCTGGCTCAAGAAGGGGAAGATAGTAGACAAGGCAAGGAACTGA
- a CDS encoding CDP-diacylglycerol--serine O-phosphatidyltransferase gives MLDNEINIENSQKKKIKKGVYLLPNLITSASLFGGFYAIIASLDGNFEYAAIAIIISGILDGLDGRIARLTGSSSKFGVEYDSLADLIAFGLAPGVLVFTWALRPFGRYGWLAAFLYVVCGALRLARFNVQITTVESKRFNGLPIPAAAALVCTTVLMFFYIGRGEEMVKHVTVLVIVYALAFLMISNVHYYSFKEFSLSQRMPFRFLVGLIFLLIVVAANPQLMLFLLTFGYVASGPITTLIDRRRKINLKAPAKDRREPKEAGANR, from the coding sequence ATGCTTGATAACGAGATAAATATCGAGAACAGCCAGAAGAAAAAGATCAAGAAGGGGGTCTATCTCCTTCCGAACCTGATTACCTCGGCGAGCCTTTTCGGCGGCTTTTACGCCATCATCGCCTCGCTCGACGGCAACTTCGAGTACGCCGCGATAGCCATCATAATATCCGGCATACTCGACGGCCTGGACGGCAGGATAGCAAGGCTCACCGGGTCGAGCAGCAAGTTCGGGGTCGAGTATGATTCTCTGGCCGACCTCATAGCCTTCGGGCTCGCCCCTGGAGTGCTCGTCTTCACATGGGCATTGAGGCCTTTCGGAAGGTACGGATGGCTCGCCGCGTTCCTGTACGTCGTATGCGGGGCTTTGAGGCTGGCGCGGTTCAACGTCCAGATAACCACCGTAGAGAGCAAGCGCTTCAACGGCCTTCCGATCCCTGCCGCGGCCGCTCTCGTCTGCACGACCGTCCTCATGTTCTTCTATATCGGCAGGGGCGAGGAGATGGTCAAGCACGTGACCGTGCTCGTGATCGTCTACGCGCTGGCCTTCCTCATGATAAGCAACGTGCACTATTACAGCTTCAAGGAGTTTAGCCTCTCACAGAGGATGCCTTTCAGGTTTCTTGTCGGGCTTATCTTCCTATTGATAGTCGTGGCCGCGAACCCGCAGCTGATGCTATTCCTTCTTACCTTCGGGTACGTGGCCTCCGGGCCGATAACGACCTTGATAGACAGGAGAAGGAAGATAAACTTAAAAGCGCCCGCCAAGGACAGGCGAGAGCCTAAAGAGGCCGGGGCCAACAGGTAG
- a CDS encoding acetolactate synthase small subunit: MRHTISVLVTNEFGVLSRISGLFSGRGFNIESLSVAETLDPQISRMTIVTSGDDKVLEQINKQLNKLVNVIKVYDFTSEEHIERELALIKVNLTAETRAEIISIVDIFRAKVVDVSPRTYTVEITGDEEKIRAMTELLRPFGIKEIVRTGRVAMARSPKQK, from the coding sequence GTGCGCCATACGATATCAGTGCTTGTCACGAACGAATTCGGTGTCCTCTCAAGGATATCGGGGCTCTTCTCCGGTAGGGGCTTTAACATTGAGAGCCTCTCCGTAGCGGAAACCCTCGACCCCCAGATATCCCGGATGACCATAGTCACGAGCGGGGACGACAAGGTCTTAGAGCAGATAAACAAGCAGCTCAACAAGCTCGTAAACGTCATCAAGGTCTATGATTTCACGAGCGAAGAGCATATCGAAAGGGAGCTTGCCCTCATAAAGGTGAACCTCACGGCGGAGACCAGGGCAGAGATAATATCTATCGTTGACATATTCAGGGCCAAGGTCGTCGACGTGAGCCCGCGCACCTACACGGTAGAGATAACAGGGGATGAGGAGAAGATAAGGGCCATGACAGAGCTTCTTCGCCCCTTCGGGATAAAGGAAATAGTCAGGACCGGCAGGGTGGCGATGGCCAGAAGCCCGAAGCAGAAGTGA
- a CDS encoding dihydroxy-acid dehydratase, whose translation MANRSDRIKKGLERVPHRALLYATGVPTGEMKKPFIGIASSFTDLIPGHVGMRDLERFIEKGVHTGGGYPMLFGLPGICDGIAMGHRGMHYSLPSRELIADMVETVAEAHAFDGLVLLTNCDKITPGMLMAAARLNIPSIVVTAGPMLTGRYRGRRTSFIRDTFEAMGRFRKGEITKEELNSCETGACPGAGSCQGLYTANTMSCLTEVMGMSLPFCGTALANSADKRRIAFDSGVRIVELVKKNITPRKILTKAAFENAIRADLALGGSSNTVLHLLAIANEAGVKLPLEAFDTLSRTTPHITSLEPVGEYYMEDLHWAGGMGALLYRLRGLVKDNPTVSGKKIKALIESVDFIDEKVIKPLGEAYHKEGGIAVLKGNIAPLGAVVKQSGVSEKMMRFTGKARVFDSEEAAMKAILGRRIKAGEVLVIRYEGPKGGPGMREMLAPTATLMGMGLGESVALITDGRFSGGTRGPCIGHISPEAMEGGPIALVKDGDVIELDIPARKIELKVSEKELAERRKAWKMPSPKIKGGWLARYAKVVTSANTGAVVKG comes from the coding sequence ATGGCAAATCGCAGCGACAGGATAAAAAAAGGGCTTGAAAGGGTCCCGCACAGGGCCCTGCTCTACGCCACAGGCGTTCCCACAGGGGAGATGAAAAAGCCCTTCATAGGGATAGCCTCAAGCTTTACAGACCTCATACCAGGCCACGTCGGGATGAGGGACCTTGAAAGGTTCATAGAAAAAGGCGTCCACACCGGCGGCGGATACCCCATGCTCTTCGGCCTGCCAGGGATATGCGACGGGATAGCCATGGGGCACAGGGGCATGCACTATTCGCTTCCCTCAAGGGAGCTTATCGCCGACATGGTCGAGACAGTCGCGGAGGCGCACGCCTTTGACGGCCTCGTGCTCCTCACGAACTGCGATAAGATCACGCCCGGCATGCTGATGGCCGCGGCGCGCCTCAATATCCCGTCCATCGTGGTCACGGCCGGTCCAATGCTCACTGGCAGGTACAGGGGCAGGAGGACGTCGTTTATCCGCGACACCTTCGAGGCCATGGGCCGTTTCAGGAAGGGCGAGATAACGAAAGAAGAGCTCAACTCTTGCGAGACAGGGGCCTGCCCAGGCGCCGGCAGCTGCCAGGGGCTCTATACGGCGAATACCATGAGCTGCCTTACTGAGGTTATGGGCATGTCGCTTCCGTTTTGCGGCACTGCGCTTGCCAACTCAGCCGATAAAAGAAGGATAGCCTTTGACAGCGGCGTGCGCATAGTAGAGCTTGTGAAAAAGAACATAACGCCGAGGAAGATACTGACGAAGGCGGCCTTCGAGAACGCCATAAGGGCGGACCTCGCCCTCGGCGGGTCGTCAAATACGGTCCTTCATCTCCTTGCGATAGCGAATGAGGCGGGGGTGAAGCTTCCGCTTGAGGCATTTGATACCTTAAGCCGCACGACCCCTCATATCACGTCCCTTGAGCCGGTCGGCGAATATTACATGGAAGACCTCCACTGGGCTGGCGGTATGGGGGCGCTCCTTTACAGGCTCCGCGGCCTCGTGAAGGACAACCCGACGGTCTCCGGCAAGAAGATAAAGGCGCTTATAGAGAGCGTCGATTTCATCGATGAGAAGGTCATAAAGCCGCTTGGTGAAGCCTACCACAAGGAAGGCGGCATTGCGGTACTGAAAGGCAACATCGCCCCTCTCGGAGCTGTCGTCAAGCAATCCGGCGTAAGCGAGAAGATGATGCGGTTTACAGGCAAGGCCAGGGTCTTTGATTCAGAAGAGGCCGCCATGAAGGCCATACTCGGTCGCCGGATAAAAGCCGGAGAGGTGCTGGTCATAAGGTATGAAGGGCCCAAGGGCGGCCCTGGCATGAGGGAGATGCTCGCTCCGACGGCCACGTTGATGGGCATGGGCCTTGGAGAAAGCGTTGCGCTTATAACAGACGGCAGGTTCTCAGGCGGCACAAGGGGGCCCTGCATAGGGCACATCTCGCCGGAGGCCATGGAGGGCGGCCCCATAGCCCTCGTTAAAGACGGTGATGTGATAGAGCTTGATATCCCGGCGAGGAAGATAGAGCTTAAGGTAAGCGAGAAGGAGCTTGCCGAGAGAAGGAAGGCGTGGAAGATGCCTTCCCCCAAGATAAAGGGCGGTTGGCTCGCCAGGTACGCAAAGGTGGTAACGTCAGCGAATACCGGCGCGGTTGTAAAGGGCTGA
- a CDS encoding tRNA (adenosine(37)-N6)-threonylcarbamoyltransferase complex dimerization subunit type 1 TsaB: MKVLSIDTSSSSGSIALIEDRRLISEWTVGDAGTHSNWLLGSIKSHLESARCPVAAIDIFAADIGPGSFTGLRIGISTLKGLAWSTGRKVAGVSTLASLAMNIPYSRKMVCPVLDARKGEVYAALYDTVSGLPRAVLPDSVMSPDDLVKTVSEMNLGDDIIFLGSGLTAYLDIFSDALGGAKVASQPLWQIKAANVGLLAFDRLDEAVEPAALSPIYLRKSEAELKRPS; encoded by the coding sequence TTGAAGGTCCTATCGATCGACACCTCTTCCTCGTCGGGCTCCATAGCCCTTATCGAGGACAGAAGGCTCATTTCAGAATGGACTGTCGGGGACGCCGGGACGCACTCGAACTGGCTCCTTGGTTCAATAAAGTCCCATCTGGAAAGCGCCCGATGTCCTGTGGCCGCTATCGACATCTTCGCGGCTGATATCGGCCCAGGCTCGTTCACCGGCTTGAGGATCGGGATATCCACTCTAAAAGGCCTTGCCTGGTCCACTGGAAGGAAGGTGGCCGGTGTCTCGACCCTTGCCTCCCTCGCCATGAATATCCCTTATTCCAGAAAGATGGTATGCCCGGTGCTTGACGCTCGAAAGGGCGAGGTATATGCCGCCCTTTACGATACCGTCTCGGGCCTTCCAAGGGCCGTGCTGCCCGATTCGGTCATGAGCCCTGACGACCTGGTGAAGACCGTCTCGGAGATGAACCTCGGAGATGATATAATCTTTCTTGGGAGCGGCCTTACCGCCTACCTCGATATCTTTAGCGACGCCCTGGGCGGCGCTAAAGTCGCCAGTCAGCCGCTCTGGCAGATAAAGGCAGCGAACGTCGGCCTCCTGGCGTTTGACCGTTTGGATGAGGCGGTAGAGCCTGCGGCGCTTTCCCCGATATATCTTAGGAAATCCGAGGCGGAGCTTAAAAGGCCGTCATGA
- a CDS encoding RIP metalloprotease RseP, whose protein sequence is MTTFISFLIVLGILIFIHELGHFAVAKACGVGVEKFSLGFGPKLIGVRRGETEYRISALPLGGYVKMVGEAPGEEITEELRAKSFTHKPVWKKAAIVAAGPVMNLVLAIALLPVIFMIGIQVPLYLEKPAQAGYVVPGDAASKAGIRNGDIINTVNGKAIKTWEELLGALTMSPGKTLEVGFLRDGQRLNASLVPETSEKTGAGYGGLYPPMEPVIGDISPGFPAKEAGLKPGDRIISVNGTPIVHWAELEVAIHKSGDKKTFVIRRGAEELSLVITPRYSEEAKAYLVGISRQEDQVLRRYGLIESIDKGVSSGIDMTSKLFVVIKGLVLGEYSLKTLGGPIMIAQVAGKAAESGLVDILSLVAFLSLQLGIINLFPIPVLDGGHIVFFSIEAVKGSPLSEKFMTVAQQVGIALLVALMVLVTYNDLFRIFG, encoded by the coding sequence GCGGAGTCGGCGTTGAGAAGTTCTCTTTGGGCTTTGGTCCAAAATTGATCGGCGTAAGAAGGGGTGAGACCGAGTACAGGATATCGGCGCTTCCTCTTGGCGGCTACGTCAAGATGGTCGGCGAGGCGCCCGGTGAGGAGATAACAGAGGAGTTAAGGGCAAAATCCTTTACGCATAAGCCTGTGTGGAAGAAGGCGGCTATAGTTGCCGCAGGGCCGGTCATGAACCTGGTGCTCGCGATAGCCCTCCTTCCGGTCATCTTCATGATAGGCATACAGGTGCCCCTGTACCTTGAAAAGCCTGCCCAAGCCGGCTATGTTGTCCCGGGAGACGCCGCTTCAAAGGCTGGCATCAGGAACGGCGACATCATAAACACGGTAAACGGCAAGGCGATAAAGACCTGGGAGGAGCTCCTTGGAGCCCTTACGATGAGCCCTGGCAAAACACTTGAGGTAGGGTTCTTGAGGGACGGGCAGAGGCTCAATGCCTCGCTTGTCCCTGAGACCTCAGAGAAGACCGGGGCCGGCTACGGTGGCCTGTACCCGCCGATGGAGCCTGTGATCGGCGATATATCCCCCGGGTTTCCCGCGAAAGAGGCGGGGCTTAAGCCCGGCGATAGGATAATATCCGTCAATGGCACCCCGATTGTCCACTGGGCAGAGCTCGAAGTGGCTATACACAAAAGCGGCGATAAAAAGACATTTGTGATAAGGAGGGGGGCCGAGGAGCTGAGCCTTGTGATAACGCCCAGGTACAGCGAAGAGGCGAAGGCCTACCTCGTCGGCATATCCAGGCAGGAAGATCAGGTCCTTAGGCGCTACGGCCTGATCGAGTCCATTGATAAGGGGGTCTCATCCGGCATAGATATGACCTCCAAGCTTTTTGTGGTAATAAAGGGCCTTGTCCTGGGCGAGTATTCCCTTAAGACGCTTGGCGGCCCGATCATGATAGCCCAGGTCGCGGGCAAGGCCGCGGAGAGCGGCCTTGTGGATATCCTTTCTCTCGTGGCCTTCCTGAGCCTCCAGCTCGGCATAATAAACCTTTTCCCGATACCGGTGCTGGACGGCGGCCATATCGTCTTTTTCAGCATCGAGGCCGTAAAGGGCAGCCCCTTGAGCGAGAAGTTCATGACGGTTGCTCAGCAGGTAGGCATCGCGCTCCTTGTCGCGCTCATGGTCCTTGTCACCTACAACGACCTTTTCAGGATTTTCGGATAG